ACAGCAGGGCGCCGATGGCGGCACCGGCTACGGCACCGGTGGCGGCACCCTCTTCTTCATCGGAGCTGCCGCTGGTGGCGTAGCCGATGCTGCCGCCGATCAGGCTGCCAGCGATGCCGCAGGTCACCGGCTGCTGGTACCAGGGACGATCGGACGAGGGGGTGGTGTTGGGGGTGGCGCAGCCGGCAAGGCCAACCACCAGAGCGGAACCGAGCAGCAAGCCAGTCGTGGACTTCTTCATGTGAAACTCCTTCTCTTTTTCTTTCTTGGTTCCAGGTCAGGCAACAGGTTCACCGCCTTCCCAGATGATCCCGACGATTGGGCGCCGCGGAGTCGGCTCCGCCGCGACCAGACCTCGCCTGCCGCAGACCGCTTCACGATCCGGGCAGGTTCGGCACGGGCCAAGCTTGCAGCAGCTCGCCCCATCTTTCAATCGCCTTCTTATGAACTTAGCAGATCGTTACAATATACGCACAGTGTTCGATAACAGGCGTGAGGCATTCAGGCGTCAGTGCAGGCTGCCCGGCCAGTTGCGCCGGAACTCCAGTACCGCACCGGCCGCACCGAGCACCGCCTCGCGCAGCTCCTCCTCCACGGTCAGCCGCTCGCGATCCTCCTTGAAGCGCTCCTTGGGCGTCAGCGCCTTGCGCGCCGCATGGGTGTGCAGGTGGCGAGTGCGCTCATGGACCTCACCGAAGGGGCGGAAGGCCTCGCGCTCCAGCAGCCGCGGATCAAGAATCTCCAGCAGCACCTTGCAGCGCCAGCCCCCCTCGGTGATATCCACCTGCTCCTGGAGCAGGGCCGAGGCCACGAGTTCGAGGTTCTCCAGGCAGTTGTCGTGGGCGCGGCGCTCCTCCTCCTCACGGAAGGCCTGCCGGCGGCGAACCTCCTGGCGAAGCGTATAGGCGTAGGCGGCCAGGCCGGCGATGATCGCCAGACCGAGGCCAGCGAGGACAAGCGCAGTGGTTGTCGACATCAGGGCTCTCGAGGTTGTGGGTCGAATCGGGGGTGGCCCCATTCTACCGGTGCCGCCCGCTCTCCCCAACCGCCTGCCGCCGCAGGACCGCCAGGCGCTCCCGCCAGGCCGGCGTCGCACAGGCGATGAAGTGGCCGTTGACCAGGCTCTCCCCCTGCTGGCAGCGCAGTGCCGCCAGGCTGTCCGCCGCGAGGACCACGCCGCCGGCGGCCTCCAGCACCGCCTGACCGGCGGCGGTGTCCCACTCGCAGGTCGGCGAGAAGCGCGGATAGAGATCGGCCCGCCCCTCGGCGATGCGACAGAACTTCACCGAGCTGCCGCAGCGCTCCAGCCGGGCGCCGGGGATCGCCGAGATCCATGCCCGGGTAGCGGGGTCGAGGTGCGCCCGGCTGGCCAGCACCCGGGGAGGCCAGCGCGGGGCC
The Halomonas alkalicola DNA segment above includes these coding regions:
- a CDS encoding DUF2489 domain-containing protein, with product MSTTTALVLAGLGLAIIAGLAAYAYTLRQEVRRRQAFREEEERRAHDNCLENLELVASALLQEQVDITEGGWRCKVLLEILDPRLLEREAFRPFGEVHERTRHLHTHAARKALTPKERFKEDRERLTVEEELREAVLGAAGAVLEFRRNWPGSLH